One part of the Vibrio palustris genome encodes these proteins:
- a CDS encoding SpoVR family protein, with protein MATKTQPSGAATHSSKRERLPDGPDWTFDLLEQYHTEIRQAAEHFRLDTYTNQIEIITSEQMMDAYSSIGMPINYNHWSFGKKFIQTEQGYKHGQMGLAYEIVINSDPCIAYLMEENTVTMQALVMAHACYGHNSFFKGNYLFQTWTDASSIIDYLLFAKKYIHHCEEKYGEKEVEALIDSCHALMNYGVDRYKRPEKISIAEEKARQEEREAYLQSQVNELWRTVPKMEKELPDEPCFPSEPQENILYFIEKNAPLLESWQREIVRIVRKVSQYFYPQKQTQVMNEGWATFWHYTILNYLYDEGVVSDKFILEFLHSHTSVVAQPPYNSPYYSGINPYALGFAMFQDIKRICEEPTEEDYAWFPNLAGTDWLDAVHFAMHNFKDESFIRQYLSPKVMRDFKMFAIGDDDRKNFIEVSAIHDELGYKEIREKLADQYNLSNIEPNIQVYNVDVRGDRSLTLQYVPQDRIPLDASYEEVMKHMHRLWGFEVKLEEVKETGRRELLATCPKREP; from the coding sequence ATGGCGACAAAAACCCAACCATCTGGAGCGGCAACCCATTCATCAAAACGCGAGCGCTTACCCGATGGACCCGATTGGACCTTTGATTTACTCGAGCAATACCATACTGAAATCCGCCAAGCGGCTGAGCATTTCCGTTTAGATACGTACACTAACCAAATAGAAATCATCACCTCAGAGCAAATGATGGATGCCTATTCTAGTATTGGTATGCCGATCAATTATAACCATTGGTCGTTTGGCAAGAAATTCATTCAAACCGAGCAAGGCTATAAGCATGGTCAAATGGGCTTGGCTTATGAAATAGTGATTAATTCAGATCCCTGTATTGCTTACTTAATGGAAGAAAACACCGTCACTATGCAAGCACTCGTCATGGCGCATGCGTGTTATGGACACAACTCATTTTTCAAAGGTAATTACCTATTTCAAACCTGGACGGATGCGTCTTCAATTATCGACTATTTATTATTTGCTAAAAAATACATTCATCATTGTGAAGAAAAATATGGTGAGAAAGAAGTCGAAGCGTTGATCGATAGTTGCCATGCGTTAATGAACTATGGTGTAGACCGCTATAAACGCCCAGAGAAAATCTCAATAGCCGAAGAAAAAGCCCGCCAAGAAGAACGTGAAGCTTACCTACAATCTCAGGTAAATGAGCTATGGCGTACTGTGCCTAAAATGGAAAAAGAACTCCCTGATGAGCCTTGCTTTCCAAGTGAACCTCAAGAAAATATTCTTTATTTTATTGAAAAAAATGCACCACTGTTAGAGTCTTGGCAGCGTGAAATTGTGCGTATTGTACGTAAGGTCAGCCAGTATTTTTACCCACAAAAACAAACCCAAGTGATGAATGAAGGCTGGGCAACCTTCTGGCATTACACCATCTTAAATTATCTTTACGATGAAGGCGTGGTATCCGATAAATTCATTTTAGAATTTTTACATAGTCACACTAGTGTAGTCGCACAGCCCCCATATAATAGCCCATATTATAGTGGCATTAACCCGTATGCACTCGGTTTTGCCATGTTCCAAGATATTAAGCGTATCTGTGAAGAACCGACTGAAGAAGACTACGCATGGTTTCCGAACCTCGCAGGTACCGATTGGTTAGATGCTGTACACTTCGCTATGCACAATTTCAAAGATGAAAGCTTCATCCGCCAGTATCTGTCGCCAAAGGTAATGCGCGATTTTAAAATGTTCGCGATTGGAGACGACGACAGGAAAAATTTCATTGAAGTTAGCGCCATTCATGACGAGTTGGGCTATAAAGAAATTCGCGAGAAATTGGCGGATCAATACAACTTAAGTAATATTGAACCTAATATCCAAGTCTATAACGTGGATGTGCGCGGGGACCGCTCACTCACCTTGCAGTACGTTCCACAGGATAGAATACCGCTCGATGCCAGTTACGAAGAGGTCATGAAACATATGCATCGTTTATGGGGATTTGAAGTCAAACTAGAAGAAGTCAAAGAAACCGGGCGAAGAGAACTACTCGCCACTTGCCCCAAACGCGAACCATAA
- the lpxK gene encoding tetraacyldisaccharide 4'-kinase: protein MMNKIWFKKTVFYYLMWPLLWPLSLIYRLVSHSRRKSYLKGKKPSYRARVPVVVVGNLTAGGNGKTPTVIWLVEQLIAQGYKPGVVSRGYGGKAPQYPLLVDNETSTHHCGDEPKLIHQRTGAPVCVDPNRSQAVKTLLANCEIDVVITDDGLQHYALARDVEFVVVDGVRRFGNHKLLPLGPLRESISRLTKVDFIITNGGIPKQGEIAMSLKPDLAINLMSGETRRVVELENLVAMAGIGHPPRFFATLQAMGAKLIAQEGFADHKAFSQSDIKALSAKGKHLIMTEKDAVKCREFAQENWWYLPVSAEISVRDTHRIMKKITEVIERYGSSTS, encoded by the coding sequence GTGATGAATAAAATATGGTTTAAGAAAACGGTTTTCTATTATCTAATGTGGCCATTATTATGGCCACTGAGTCTCATCTATCGCCTGGTGAGTCACTCTCGCCGCAAAAGTTATCTGAAAGGCAAAAAGCCATCCTACCGTGCTCGCGTTCCTGTCGTCGTTGTGGGCAATTTAACTGCTGGTGGTAATGGCAAAACTCCCACCGTGATTTGGTTGGTTGAACAGCTGATCGCCCAAGGCTATAAGCCCGGCGTTGTCTCAAGAGGGTATGGAGGCAAAGCACCGCAGTACCCGTTATTAGTAGACAATGAAACCTCAACACACCATTGTGGTGATGAGCCCAAGCTTATCCACCAACGAACCGGAGCACCTGTGTGCGTTGACCCGAATCGTTCACAAGCGGTGAAAACGTTGCTGGCGAATTGTGAGATTGATGTGGTGATTACCGATGATGGTTTACAGCACTATGCTTTAGCACGAGATGTTGAATTTGTTGTGGTCGATGGTGTGCGCCGTTTTGGCAACCATAAACTGCTGCCGTTAGGGCCATTACGTGAGTCTATATCTCGCCTGACTAAAGTGGATTTTATCATCACCAATGGTGGTATTCCCAAACAGGGTGAAATAGCCATGAGCTTAAAGCCGGATCTGGCCATTAACTTGATGAGCGGCGAAACGCGTCGTGTTGTTGAGCTAGAAAACCTTGTCGCGATGGCAGGTATTGGCCATCCTCCGCGCTTTTTTGCTACCTTACAGGCAATGGGGGCTAAATTGATTGCACAGGAAGGGTTTGCCGATCATAAAGCGTTTTCACAATCAGATATCAAGGCATTAAGTGCGAAAGGCAAACACTTAATTATGACTGAAAAAGATGCAGTGAAATGCCGAGAATTTGCGCAAGAAAACTGGTGGTATTTGCCTGTTTCTGCTGAGATTAGTGTACGTGATACGCATCGTATTATGAAAAAAATTACAGAGGTAATAGAACGTTATGGATCATCGACTTCTTGA
- a CDS encoding PrkA family serine protein kinase: MSIFDHFQARYEAAKDEELSIQEFLAQCKDDKSAYANAAERLLLAIGEPEMVDTSKHPRLSRIFSNRVIARYEPFKEFYGMEEAIEQIVSYLRHAAQGLEERKQILYLLGPVGGGKSSLAEKLKALMQQQPIYVLSANGQRSPVNDHPFCLFNVNEDGELLKQDYGIEKRYLRSIMSPWAAKRLHEFGGDITKFKVVKVRPSILDQVGIAKTEPGDENNQDISALVGKVDIRQLEHFSQDDPDAYSYSGALCRANQGLMEFVEMFKAPIKVLHPLLTATQEGNFNGTEGLSALPFDGMILAHSNESEWQTFRNNKNNEAFLDRVYIVKVPYCLRVSEEVKIYEKLLEHSELFHAPCAPSTLDLLAQFSVLSRLKVPENSSIFSKMRVYDGETLKDTDPKAKSYQEYRDYAGVDEGMSGLSTRFAFKILSRVFNFDHVEVAANPVHLFYVIEQQIEREQFPQDTAERYLEFVKGYLVPRYVEFIGKEIQTAYLESYSEYGQNIFDRYVTYADFWIQDQEYRDPETGQLFDRSSLNSELEKIEKTAGISNPKDFRNEIVNFVLRARANNSGKNPLWTSYEKLRTVIEKKMFSNTEELLPVISFNTKTSSEDQKKHDNFVARMMEKGYTEKQVRLLSEWYLRVRKSS, translated from the coding sequence ATGAGTATTTTTGACCACTTTCAGGCACGTTATGAAGCCGCCAAGGATGAAGAGTTATCAATACAAGAGTTTCTAGCTCAGTGTAAAGACGATAAGAGTGCATACGCAAACGCAGCAGAGCGTTTGCTTTTGGCCATCGGTGAACCTGAGATGGTCGATACATCTAAGCACCCACGTCTCAGTCGAATTTTTTCTAATCGAGTCATTGCTCGTTATGAACCCTTTAAAGAGTTCTATGGCATGGAAGAAGCCATCGAGCAAATCGTCTCCTACCTCCGACACGCGGCGCAAGGTCTTGAAGAAAGAAAACAAATTCTTTACCTACTTGGCCCTGTGGGCGGAGGTAAATCATCGCTCGCAGAAAAACTCAAAGCACTCATGCAACAACAACCCATCTATGTTCTGTCGGCGAACGGGCAACGTAGTCCTGTTAATGACCATCCATTTTGCTTATTTAACGTCAATGAAGATGGCGAATTACTAAAACAAGATTATGGCATAGAGAAACGCTACTTACGCTCGATTATGTCGCCTTGGGCCGCGAAGCGCCTGCATGAGTTTGGTGGTGATATCACCAAGTTTAAAGTCGTCAAGGTACGCCCTTCTATTCTTGATCAAGTCGGTATCGCAAAAACGGAGCCAGGGGACGAAAATAATCAAGACATTTCTGCGCTGGTCGGTAAAGTGGATATCCGCCAGCTAGAACATTTCTCACAAGATGACCCTGATGCCTACAGCTACTCAGGTGCATTATGTCGAGCCAACCAAGGTTTGATGGAATTCGTTGAGATGTTCAAAGCCCCAATTAAGGTATTGCACCCGTTATTAACCGCCACACAAGAAGGTAACTTCAATGGTACTGAAGGATTATCTGCCCTCCCCTTTGATGGGATGATTTTGGCCCACTCCAACGAATCAGAATGGCAAACGTTCCGTAATAACAAAAATAATGAGGCCTTTTTAGACCGAGTCTATATTGTCAAGGTTCCCTATTGTTTACGCGTATCAGAAGAAGTTAAAATTTACGAAAAACTGCTTGAACACAGTGAGCTGTTTCATGCACCTTGCGCCCCCAGCACCTTAGATTTGTTAGCGCAATTTAGTGTACTCTCACGCTTAAAAGTACCTGAAAACTCGTCTATTTTCTCCAAAATGCGCGTCTATGATGGCGAAACGCTAAAAGATACGGATCCAAAAGCGAAGAGCTATCAAGAATATCGTGACTATGCGGGAGTAGATGAAGGCATGTCCGGTCTTTCAACCCGTTTCGCCTTTAAAATATTATCGCGTGTGTTCAACTTTGATCATGTCGAAGTGGCGGCGAATCCAGTGCATCTTTTTTATGTGATAGAACAGCAAATCGAACGTGAACAGTTTCCACAAGATACCGCAGAACGTTATCTTGAATTTGTTAAAGGCTATTTAGTACCACGCTACGTCGAGTTCATTGGTAAAGAGATTCAAACTGCTTATCTCGAGTCATACTCTGAGTATGGACAGAATATTTTCGATCGGTACGTCACGTATGCCGACTTCTGGATTCAGGATCAAGAATACCGCGATCCTGAAACTGGGCAACTATTTGATCGTTCATCGCTCAATAGTGAACTCGAAAAAATAGAGAAAACCGCCGGCATCAGTAACCCCAAAGATTTTCGTAACGAAATCGTTAATTTTGTACTGCGTGCACGTGCAAATAATAGCGGCAAAAATCCGCTTTGGACGAGCTACGAAAAATTGCGCACCGTTATTGAGAAAAAAATGTTCTCCAACACAGAGGAACTGTTACCGGTTATTTCATTCAATACTAAAACTTCATCTGAAGATCAGAAAAAACACGACAATTTCGTGGCACGGATGATGGAGAAAGGCTATACGGAAAAACAAGTTCGCTTGCTTTCTGAATGGTATTTACGAGTTCGTAAATCCTCGTAA
- a CDS encoding YeaH/YhbH family protein, protein MAQFIDRRLNGKNKSAINRQRFLRRYKDQIKESVADAVNRRSITNTDSGEDISIPSRDIKEPSFHQGKGGERERVHPGNDQFTRGDRIERPTGGQGGGGSGEGDASADGEGQDDFVFQISKDEYLDLLFEDLELPNLEKNDVNKITEWKNHRSGYQTSGVPSNISIVRSLQQSLARRTALTAGKRRLMRELEAELDNLKHHEPAQLIEENRIQEEIDALRHQIQCVPFIDTFDLRFKNYQKRPIPSSQAVMFCVMDVSGSMDQATKDIAKRFYVLLYLFLTRKYENVEVVYIRHHTQAKEVDEQEFFYSQETGGTIVSSALKLMQEIIAKRYPLNEWNIYAAQASDGDNWADDSPRCKELLSDTLLPECRYYAYIEITRRSHQTLWHEYEKLQASFENFAIKNIRTVDDIYPVFRELFQKETA, encoded by the coding sequence ATGGCGCAATTTATTGATAGAAGATTAAATGGCAAAAACAAAAGCGCGATCAATCGCCAACGCTTTTTACGCCGCTATAAAGACCAAATAAAAGAATCTGTAGCAGATGCGGTCAACCGACGCTCTATAACCAATACCGATTCCGGTGAGGATATTTCCATTCCAAGCCGTGATATTAAAGAGCCCTCATTTCACCAAGGTAAAGGGGGCGAGCGTGAACGTGTTCACCCGGGGAATGATCAATTTACACGGGGTGACCGTATTGAGCGTCCTACCGGCGGACAAGGTGGTGGTGGTTCCGGTGAAGGGGATGCCAGCGCCGATGGTGAAGGCCAAGATGACTTCGTCTTTCAAATTTCGAAGGATGAATACCTCGATCTATTGTTTGAAGATCTTGAATTACCGAACCTTGAAAAAAATGACGTCAACAAAATTACCGAATGGAAAAATCATCGCTCGGGGTATCAAACCTCTGGTGTCCCCTCAAACATTTCGATTGTCCGTTCCCTGCAACAATCGCTGGCACGTCGTACCGCATTAACCGCAGGGAAACGACGTTTAATGCGTGAGTTAGAAGCTGAATTAGACAACCTAAAGCATCACGAACCGGCGCAACTGATAGAAGAAAACCGGATACAAGAAGAAATCGATGCGCTACGTCATCAAATACAATGCGTACCATTTATTGATACGTTTGACTTACGGTTTAAAAACTACCAAAAACGTCCGATCCCATCCAGCCAAGCCGTCATGTTCTGTGTAATGGACGTATCAGGCTCTATGGATCAAGCGACTAAAGACATTGCGAAACGGTTTTATGTCTTACTGTACTTATTCTTAACGCGTAAATATGAAAATGTAGAAGTCGTATATATTCGCCACCATACTCAAGCGAAAGAAGTAGATGAGCAAGAGTTTTTCTACTCTCAGGAAACCGGCGGCACTATTGTCTCGAGCGCACTGAAACTCATGCAAGAGATCATAGCAAAACGCTACCCTCTCAATGAATGGAATATTTACGCAGCGCAAGCCTCCGATGGGGATAATTGGGCCGACGATTCACCGCGCTGTAAAGAATTACTGAGTGACACCTTGTTACCGGAGTGTCGCTATTATGCCTATATCGAAATCACACGACGCTCCCATCAAACTTTATGGCATGAGTACGAGAAATTACAAGCGTCCTTTGAGAACTTTGCCATTAAAAATATTCGAACGGTCGACGATATTTATCCGGTATTTCGTGAATTGTTCCAAAAAGAAACGGCATAG
- a CDS encoding Trm112 family protein: MDHRLLEIVACPVCKNKLAYDKDKQELICKADRLAYPIKEGIPVLLESDARSLGMDEGR; the protein is encoded by the coding sequence ATGGATCATCGACTTCTTGAGATTGTGGCTTGCCCTGTGTGCAAGAATAAATTGGCATACGATAAAGATAAACAAGAATTGATTTGTAAGGCGGATCGCTTAGCCTATCCAATCAAAGAAGGTATCCCCGTGTTGCTAGAAAGTGATGCGCGTTCATTAGGTATGGACGAGGGACGCTAA
- a CDS encoding MipA/OmpV family protein: MTKASRLLIMAAGGVALLTSYSAYSRSEGLAIGGGYHYSSKVYKETDSSNDGFPMIGYRGEHFYIQGPEMGFGLFPLDAPQNLVWQVTYDGRSFDPKDSDNLAMQELDKRHATGLTGPELRYELPVGQLSVKAALEFTGEHHGYLVDAGWSYTHLVFGDSGITSKVGYQYNSSKMADYLYGVSSEESARSNIRRYDVGGAGEWYAALGVFANVTPNIRVFTGAKLTYLDSDINDSPIVSHDVVHSANVGLTYRF; encoded by the coding sequence ATGACAAAGGCATCACGTTTGTTAATTATGGCGGCGGGTGGCGTCGCTTTATTGACATCTTATTCAGCCTACTCGCGATCAGAAGGTCTGGCGATAGGCGGTGGGTATCATTACAGCAGTAAGGTTTATAAAGAGACCGATAGCAGTAACGATGGCTTTCCAATGATTGGCTACCGAGGCGAACATTTTTATATCCAAGGACCGGAAATGGGCTTTGGATTATTCCCTCTTGATGCGCCGCAAAACCTCGTTTGGCAAGTGACCTATGATGGACGTAGTTTTGATCCCAAAGATTCTGATAATCTTGCCATGCAAGAACTCGACAAGCGTCATGCGACTGGCTTGACCGGTCCAGAGTTACGTTACGAATTACCTGTTGGTCAATTATCGGTAAAAGCAGCCTTAGAGTTTACGGGCGAGCACCATGGCTATTTAGTTGATGCTGGGTGGAGCTATACTCATCTAGTGTTTGGTGATTCAGGGATTACGTCTAAAGTTGGATATCAATATAACTCATCTAAAATGGCCGATTATTTATATGGTGTCTCCAGTGAAGAGTCAGCGCGCTCGAATATCCGTCGCTACGATGTCGGTGGCGCAGGCGAGTGGTACGCAGCGTTAGGCGTTTTCGCCAACGTAACACCGAATATTCGCGTATTTACCGGCGCAAAATTGACGTATCTTGATTCTGATATTAACGATAGCCCTATTGTGTCTCATGATGTAGTACACAGCGCTAATGTTGGTTTAACGTATCGGTTTTAA
- a CDS encoding GNAT family N-acetyltransferase, with product MQEYTISTDENHLDFDVIYGFLSESYWAAGIPKHTLAKAISNSFCFGVYDCHHSQVGFARLITDQATFAYLADVFIVENHRGKGLSKYLVESIVSHPELQGLRRMVLATRDAHGLYAQYGFQPIENPDVLMQIWHPDIYCESQV from the coding sequence GTGCAAGAATACACAATCAGCACGGATGAAAATCATCTCGACTTTGACGTCATTTACGGATTTCTTTCAGAAAGTTACTGGGCAGCAGGTATCCCCAAGCATACTCTTGCCAAAGCTATTTCAAACTCTTTTTGTTTTGGTGTCTATGATTGCCATCATTCTCAAGTAGGTTTTGCTCGCCTGATAACAGACCAAGCAACGTTTGCTTACCTTGCTGATGTATTCATAGTAGAAAATCACCGAGGCAAAGGTTTGAGTAAGTACCTCGTTGAAAGCATCGTGTCTCATCCCGAGCTTCAAGGTTTAAGGCGTATGGTATTAGCGACAAGAGATGCGCATGGTTTGTATGCACAGTATGGTTTCCAACCAATTGAAAACCCGGATGTACTCATGCAAATTTGGCATCCAGATATTTATTGTGAGTCCCAGGTATAA
- the kdsB gene encoding 3-deoxy-manno-octulosonate cytidylyltransferase, with translation MSFTVVIPARYQSSRLPGKPLADIVGKTMIERVYEQACLAGAESVIIATDDERIAGVVREFGGEVCMTSPNHQSGTERLAEVVKLKHIPADTIIVNVQGDEPLIPPQVIEQVANNLQNCTAPMATLGVSISDPQEVFNPNAVKVVTDKEGYALYFSRASIPWDRDHFASQKVVQPLLRHIGIYAYRAGFISTYLNWQPSPLEHIESLEQLRVLWHGEKIHVDVAAVTPPAGVDTPDDLDAVRQHVLQHSR, from the coding sequence ATGTCATTCACGGTCGTCATTCCGGCACGTTATCAATCGTCCCGTTTACCCGGTAAACCGTTAGCGGATATCGTGGGTAAAACTATGATTGAACGTGTTTATGAACAAGCATGTTTGGCTGGAGCTGAAAGCGTGATTATCGCAACTGACGATGAACGTATCGCTGGTGTAGTGCGTGAGTTTGGTGGTGAGGTGTGTATGACATCACCGAATCATCAATCGGGCACTGAACGTTTGGCCGAAGTTGTTAAACTTAAGCACATCCCTGCAGATACGATTATCGTCAATGTGCAAGGGGATGAGCCTTTAATTCCGCCGCAAGTGATTGAGCAAGTTGCTAATAATTTGCAAAATTGTACGGCGCCGATGGCTACATTGGGAGTCAGTATTTCTGACCCGCAAGAAGTGTTTAATCCGAATGCGGTGAAAGTGGTGACCGATAAAGAAGGCTATGCCTTGTACTTTAGCCGTGCCAGTATCCCGTGGGATCGTGATCATTTTGCGTCGCAAAAAGTAGTACAGCCTTTGCTTCGTCATATCGGTATTTATGCGTATCGAGCTGGCTTTATTTCGACGTATCTTAATTGGCAGCCAAGCCCGCTTGAGCATATTGAAAGTCTCGAGCAATTGCGCGTACTGTGGCATGGTGAAAAAATTCATGTTGATGTTGCCGCTGTCACTCCACCGGCGGGTGTCGACACGCCAGACGATTTAGACGCGGTAAGACAACACGTGCTTCAGCATTCTCGATAA
- a CDS encoding GNAT family N-acetyltransferase, with the protein MEVQFLEKNADYTSVLDMLLQLRPSYNRDSLAAQVEKQQSMGYQVVYVKSKQNILAVAGFNVGEKLAWGKYIYIDDLVTHCECRSLGVGSFLIDWFKSYALENSCDQIHLDSGVQRFLAHKFYLREGFNIASHHFSIVEINA; encoded by the coding sequence ATGGAAGTCCAATTTCTAGAGAAAAACGCCGACTACACATCAGTATTGGATATGTTGCTGCAACTTCGCCCGAGTTACAATCGAGACTCACTAGCAGCTCAAGTCGAAAAGCAGCAGTCGATGGGCTATCAAGTCGTCTATGTAAAATCAAAGCAAAACATACTTGCCGTTGCGGGTTTCAACGTTGGTGAAAAGCTTGCTTGGGGTAAATATATTTACATCGATGACTTGGTAACACACTGTGAATGTCGTTCTCTAGGCGTTGGCAGTTTTTTGATCGATTGGTTTAAATCCTATGCCTTAGAAAATAGCTGTGATCAAATTCATCTAGATTCTGGCGTCCAGCGTTTTCTCGCGCATAAGTTCTACTTACGCGAAGGCTTTAATATAGCAAGTCATCACTTTTCAATCGTTGAAATAAACGCTTAA
- the msbA gene encoding lipid A ABC transporter ATP-binding protein/permease MsbA, giving the protein MSINTDETTWQTFKRLWTYIRKYKAGLFVATIALVLNALSDTYMMSLLKPLLDEGFGKAESDFLKTLPFIVIGVMVLRGASGFISTYCLSWVSGNVVMMMRRAVFKQFMHMPVSFFDKESTGSLLSRITYDTEQVANATSRVMVSIVREGASIIGLLALMFWHSWQLSLVLIVIAPLVAIAIGIVSKRFRKISKNMQSAMGKVTESAEQMLKGHKVVLSYGGQKVEAERFDKVSNRMRQQSMKLVSTQAIANPLIQMIASVAVVTVLFLASYDDIRQTLTPGTFTVVFTSMFMLMRPIKALTGVTSQLQKGVAASQTLFAFMDMDREKDTGMYETDVVRGDVTVNDITFTYGTKETPALKNVSFEIPAGKTVALVGRSGSGKSTIANLFTRFYDVDSGSIQLDEHDIRDYKLKNLRCHFGLVSQNVHLFNDTIANNIAYAAENDYTREQIEEAARLAHAMEFINLMPQGLDTMIGENGTSLSGGQRQRLAIARALLRDAPVLILDEATSALDTESERAIQAALEELQKNKTVLVIAHRLSTIESAHQILVVDEGQIIERGSHHELMAKGGAYAQLHTIQFGDKA; this is encoded by the coding sequence ATGTCGATAAATACTGACGAAACTACTTGGCAAACCTTCAAACGTTTATGGACTTACATTCGTAAGTATAAAGCAGGGTTGTTTGTTGCGACTATAGCGCTCGTTCTTAATGCGTTATCAGATACTTATATGATGTCACTGCTGAAGCCTTTGCTTGATGAAGGTTTCGGAAAAGCAGAGTCAGATTTTCTTAAAACGTTGCCCTTTATTGTTATTGGGGTAATGGTATTGCGTGGTGCGAGTGGTTTCATCTCAACATATTGTTTGAGTTGGGTCTCTGGCAATGTGGTGATGATGATGCGCCGCGCGGTATTTAAGCAGTTTATGCACATGCCGGTGAGCTTTTTTGATAAAGAATCAACCGGTAGCCTACTTTCTCGCATTACTTATGATACAGAGCAAGTAGCGAACGCGACAAGCCGTGTCATGGTGAGTATTGTGCGTGAAGGGGCCAGTATTATTGGTTTATTGGCGTTAATGTTTTGGCATAGCTGGCAACTTTCATTAGTGTTAATTGTCATTGCTCCGCTTGTTGCCATTGCGATTGGTATTGTCTCTAAGCGCTTTAGAAAGATTTCTAAAAACATGCAATCGGCCATGGGTAAAGTGACAGAATCGGCAGAGCAAATGCTGAAAGGCCACAAAGTCGTATTAAGCTACGGTGGTCAGAAAGTAGAAGCGGAACGTTTTGATAAAGTCAGCAACCGCATGCGCCAGCAGTCAATGAAACTTGTTTCTACCCAAGCCATCGCCAATCCATTGATTCAAATGATTGCCTCAGTAGCCGTTGTGACGGTGTTATTTTTAGCCAGTTACGATGATATTCGTCAAACGTTAACACCCGGTACATTCACGGTGGTATTTACCTCGATGTTTATGCTAATGCGCCCGATTAAAGCGTTAACCGGTGTCACGTCACAATTACAAAAAGGGGTGGCAGCGAGCCAAACGCTATTTGCGTTCATGGATATGGATAGAGAGAAAGACACGGGTATGTATGAAACCGATGTTGTCCGTGGTGACGTGACCGTTAATGATATTACCTTTACTTATGGGACAAAAGAGACGCCTGCATTAAAAAATGTCTCGTTTGAGATCCCTGCGGGTAAAACAGTGGCATTAGTCGGGCGTTCTGGTTCAGGTAAATCAACCATCGCGAACCTATTTACGCGTTTTTATGACGTAGATTCTGGCTCTATTCAGTTAGATGAGCATGATATTCGTGATTACAAGTTGAAAAACTTACGTTGTCACTTTGGTCTTGTCTCGCAGAACGTACATCTATTTAACGATACTATCGCGAATAATATCGCATACGCGGCAGAAAATGATTACACCCGTGAGCAAATAGAAGAAGCGGCTCGTTTGGCACATGCCATGGAATTCATTAATCTTATGCCACAAGGCCTAGATACCATGATTGGTGAAAACGGGACCAGCTTATCGGGCGGACAACGTCAGCGCTTAGCCATTGCTCGCGCTTTATTACGTGACGCACCAGTACTGATTTTAGATGAAGCGACTTCTGCCCTAGATACAGAATCTGAGCGTGCGATCCAGGCCGCCTTAGAAGAGCTACAGAAGAATAAGACTGTTTTGGTGATTGCTCACCGATTATCAACCATTGAAAGTGCTCATCAAATCCTCGTTGTCGATGAAGGACAGATCATTGAGCGCGGCTCACATCATGAATTAATGGCCAAAGGTGGAGCGTATGCACAACTGCATACCATTCAATTTGGTGATAAGGCGTGA